From a region of the Paenibacillus sp. FSL R10-2734 genome:
- a CDS encoding 3'-5' exonuclease, producing the protein MERRQVPVDYIILDIEFNGRKFASEHPMEVIEIGAVRLDSSLQYKDEFSSLIKPIYFSTLNSFIKKKTGIPQEEIDIAPRFPKVITAFREWLDLSTDGVLLLTWGGEDMKRIIQDVRMHKMDDSYWMSATYFDLLKGVLRARGLSNDISVEGAMALFELEPSGSAHRALDDAKMTSEIFRAVFNDLDFERSQHYVDTFSNAKERKTVKVAIKAMNSQKVVPTWDLVLEHYFSDKTTLTDPRKLEELQNYFAAQMGQK; encoded by the coding sequence ATGGAACGGAGGCAAGTACCTGTGGATTATATTATTCTGGACATCGAATTCAACGGCCGTAAGTTTGCCAGCGAGCACCCTATGGAGGTCATTGAGATTGGAGCCGTCCGGTTAGACTCTTCATTGCAGTATAAGGATGAATTTTCTTCCTTGATCAAACCCATATATTTCTCTACCCTTAATTCTTTTATTAAGAAAAAAACCGGTATTCCCCAAGAGGAAATCGATATCGCCCCCCGCTTCCCGAAAGTCATCACTGCGTTTAGAGAGTGGCTTGATCTAAGTACAGACGGAGTACTGCTGCTTACTTGGGGTGGCGAGGACATGAAGCGCATCATCCAGGATGTGCGCATGCACAAGATGGACGATTCCTACTGGATGTCCGCTACGTATTTCGATTTACTGAAAGGTGTGTTGCGTGCTCGCGGCCTTAGCAATGATATCAGTGTCGAAGGTGCAATGGCTTTGTTTGAGCTTGAACCTTCTGGTTCTGCTCACCGTGCACTGGATGATGCAAAGATGACGTCGGAGATCTTCCGAGCTGTCTTTAATGATCTGGATTTCGAGCGCTCGCAGCATTACGTAGATACCTTCTCCAATGCCAAAGAACGCAAGACGGTCAAAGTCGCCATTAAAGCGATGAACTCGCAAAAAGTTGTACCTACCTGGGACCTTGTTCTCGAACACTACTTCTCAGATAAAACAACCCTAACCGATCCTCGGAAATTAGAGGAATTACAAAATTATTTTGCGGCGCAGATGGGTCAAAAATAA
- a CDS encoding MerR family transcriptional regulator → MYIEFVGGDTTEYTVQKLAELAGISTRTLRYYDEFGILKPARINSSGYRIYGRAEVDLLQQILFYRELGLSLERIKAIMTEPSFDGAKALREHHDKLLEKRQQLDLLIANVEQTLAHQEGRITMSDAEKFEGFKQKLVEDNEKKYGQEIREKYGDSTADQSNKKLKGMSEEQYAAIQQLEEDMFETLLQAMEHGDPASVLAQKSADLHRQWLSFYWDTYSKEAHAGVAQMYVDDERFTKYYDKRRPGLAAFLRDAVHVYTGTK, encoded by the coding sequence GTGTACATTGAATTTGTGGGAGGTGATACTACGGAATACACAGTACAGAAGCTCGCAGAGCTAGCTGGAATCAGTACGCGAACCCTGCGCTACTACGATGAGTTTGGCATTCTTAAGCCGGCGAGAATCAACTCCTCGGGGTATCGTATCTATGGCCGCGCCGAAGTAGATCTACTACAGCAAATCTTATTTTATCGAGAGCTTGGTTTAAGTCTGGAGCGTATCAAAGCTATTATGACCGAGCCGTCATTCGACGGAGCCAAAGCGCTGCGGGAGCATCATGACAAGCTGCTTGAAAAGAGACAGCAATTAGATTTATTAATCGCTAACGTCGAACAGACGCTAGCTCATCAGGAAGGGAGAATTACTATGAGTGACGCTGAGAAATTCGAAGGCTTTAAACAAAAGCTGGTAGAGGATAACGAGAAGAAATACGGTCAAGAAATACGGGAGAAATACGGGGACAGCACCGCGGATCAATCCAACAAGAAGCTTAAAGGTATGTCAGAAGAGCAATATGCAGCTATACAGCAGCTTGAGGAGGACATGTTCGAGACACTCTTACAGGCTATGGAGCATGGAGATCCTGCCAGTGTATTGGCACAAAAAAGTGCTGACCTGCACCGTCAATGGCTCTCCTTCTACTGGGATACTTATTCCAAAGAAGCACATGCTGGCGTAGCGCAAATGTATGTGGATGATGAACGTTTTACCAAGTACTATGACAAGCGACGCCCTGGACTCGCAGCGTTCTTAAGAGATGCCGTTCACGTATACACGGGAACAAAATAA